One genomic segment of Vibrio nitrifigilis includes these proteins:
- a CDS encoding TadE/TadG family type IV pilus assembly protein produces MMRVFHKRQKQTGVASIEFAVGFIFFWLMCMAWVEMSYLSYVSAIGDLAISQAALHSKRLETSTEFLADFKSTLSKSDSLWKYVADADDFTYSIRYISSYDDLSQVTENCKNDDSEDNSAECGTASDSAIAIYHISYNAPPIFNYFLDGDTLFAREAIVIQEYQRSDFNIN; encoded by the coding sequence ATGATGAGGGTTTTCCATAAAAGACAAAAGCAAACTGGTGTTGCATCTATCGAATTTGCTGTTGGGTTTATTTTCTTTTGGTTGATGTGTATGGCGTGGGTTGAAATGAGCTATTTATCTTACGTTTCTGCAATTGGTGACCTCGCCATTTCACAAGCGGCATTGCATAGTAAACGCCTTGAAACCTCTACAGAATTTCTTGCAGACTTCAAAAGCACCTTAAGTAAGAGTGATAGCCTATGGAAATATGTGGCTGATGCTGATGATTTTACCTATAGCATTCGCTACATCAGTAGTTATGACGATTTATCACAAGTTACTGAAAATTGTAAAAATGATGATAGTGAAGATAACAGTGCTGAATGTGGTACAGCATCAGATTCTGCCATTGCCATATATCATATTAGCTACAATGCACCACCAATTTTTAACTACTTTTTAGACGGTGACACTCTGTTTGCTCGTGAAGCGATCGTAATACAGGAATATCAACGTAGTGACTTCAATATCAACTAA
- the tadF gene encoding tight adherence pilus pseudopilin TadF: MIEFAIVGIFFAMLLVFSADIVIKLSTKGKLDRLSYSIANVIKERTQLFGESDSSDDDYEVSDSQAKEAYIITVNSLKRTVHNFDSSQFGFDLKVRQRSDYGTGDQLVDVADWNSTEKGISGANCEGAVPDKELIFQTSWGRSSTVYQVTLCYDTVNWFGELVGKDFSTIAVSSLAIGR; encoded by the coding sequence ATGATCGAGTTTGCCATCGTGGGTATCTTTTTTGCCATGCTACTCGTATTTAGTGCGGATATCGTTATCAAATTGAGTACAAAAGGTAAACTTGATCGTTTGTCCTATTCAATAGCTAACGTAATAAAAGAAAGAACGCAACTTTTTGGTGAAAGTGATAGTAGTGATGATGATTATGAAGTGAGTGATTCTCAAGCGAAAGAAGCTTATATCATTACAGTCAACTCCTTGAAAAGGACAGTTCACAATTTTGATTCCAGCCAATTCGGCTTTGATCTAAAAGTAAGACAGCGCTCAGATTATGGTACTGGTGATCAATTAGTGGACGTTGCGGATTGGAATAGTACAGAAAAGGGAATTAGTGGAGCGAATTGTGAAGGAGCTGTACCGGATAAAGAGCTTATATTTCAGACGTCTTGGGGGCGTTCTTCAACTGTTTATCAAGTAACGCTTTGTTACGATACTGTGAACTGGTTTGGGGAATTGGTAGGTAAAGATTTCTCAACTATTGCCGTTAGTTCATTAGCAATAGGACGTTAA
- a CDS encoding vWA domain-containing protein produces the protein MAMQLKNKQHGHAAMLFAMLIPLLFGVFILGTDGARALQDKARLEEAAEMAALAIAGQSGSTDDAHDEMASNYIQYYFPYAEVTDIETHDIACEDNTDCDPSASASERFFEYTVAAKISQPNWFSSDTIETSFGDNLTVGGYSSARKYQSKTVDIVLVSDFSSSMFNSVTSARDAKYIELKDIISEVSETLEEYNEKTNTNKNTLSFVGFNSYVYGPSSISGTKTATTSSTTKTKSYSGYPYYSYLVCKSDEINKYGNPHPKEDGWCTNSYDDIDFSSTVSHIFSSDDYFLPTSTQSSQNVFYTLDLTSDFESFNNTISGFEPDGTTAFYSGLIRGAQIANQGSNPRRLIIILSDGMNTHTDITDTLIANDLCSTITDHLNSLKTVSGDTVKSRLFAIGFGYKVSSYPQMGECVGDDNVYDATDSDSIKDKILELIAEEMGRLSPVN, from the coding sequence ATGGCTATGCAATTGAAGAACAAACAACATGGTCATGCAGCAATGCTGTTTGCAATGTTGATTCCACTCCTTTTTGGTGTATTTATCTTAGGTACCGACGGTGCAAGAGCGCTTCAAGACAAGGCCCGCTTAGAAGAAGCTGCGGAAATGGCCGCTCTTGCTATTGCAGGTCAGAGCGGTTCAACCGATGACGCGCATGATGAAATGGCAAGTAATTATATTCAATACTACTTCCCCTATGCTGAAGTGACGGATATAGAAACACATGATATCGCTTGTGAAGATAATACTGATTGTGATCCATCTGCATCGGCATCTGAGCGGTTTTTCGAATACACAGTTGCTGCTAAGATATCGCAGCCTAATTGGTTTTCCAGTGACACGATAGAAACAAGTTTTGGCGATAATTTAACCGTTGGTGGTTACTCTTCGGCTCGAAAATACCAATCAAAGACCGTTGATATTGTTTTGGTCTCAGATTTTTCTTCGTCTATGTTTAACTCTGTGACTTCTGCTCGTGACGCTAAATACATAGAACTTAAAGATATCATTTCTGAGGTATCAGAAACGTTAGAAGAATACAACGAGAAAACCAATACCAACAAGAATACGCTATCTTTTGTTGGGTTTAACTCATATGTTTATGGACCTAGTTCAATATCTGGTACGAAGACGGCCACAACTAGCTCAACGACCAAAACAAAATCTTATAGCGGTTATCCGTACTATAGCTATCTAGTGTGCAAAAGTGATGAAATTAACAAATATGGGAACCCTCATCCTAAAGAAGATGGATGGTGCACAAATAGTTACGACGATATCGATTTTAGTTCGACAGTAAGCCATATTTTTAGCAGCGATGATTATTTCCTGCCTACGTCAACACAAAGCTCACAAAACGTATTCTATACATTAGATTTAACTTCTGACTTCGAAAGTTTTAACAATACTATCAGCGGGTTTGAACCTGATGGTACAACTGCGTTTTATTCAGGACTGATACGCGGTGCTCAAATAGCAAACCAAGGAAGTAATCCACGTCGATTGATCATCATTTTATCTGATGGAATGAATACTCACACAGATATCACTGACACTTTAATAGCTAATGATCTCTGTTCAACTATTACCGATCACTTAAATAGCCTTAAAACTGTTTCTGGTGACACTGTAAAATCTAGATTATTCGCAATTGGTTTTGGCTACAAGGTGAGTAGCTATCCACAAATGGGAGAGTGTGTTGGCGATGATAATGTTTACGATGCTACTGATAGTGATTCAATTAAAGACAAAATTCTTGAACTCATCGCAGAAGAAATGGGGCGTTTGTCGCCTGTGAATTAA
- a CDS encoding OmpA family protein, producing the protein MRTKVFTMITASCISYNVFADNDSMYSYLCQHAENTETYQVRTATHAKTLVMYPGDSLQTKSTDTVNDVDWIKANIKPEQLPKNCLSYVLSQGYWEQGKGIARFHFQFDSSELSANDEQILSRVFELVKNVPNVTLVGHTDNVGSKEYNQQLGFKRAEWVSKLLTSKTKSIETTVSSRGETQPLSLSNNKSGRALNRRVEVFLENNEQ; encoded by the coding sequence ATGAGAACAAAAGTATTCACGATGATAACGGCTAGTTGCATTTCTTATAACGTATTTGCTGATAATGATTCTATGTATTCATATCTGTGCCAGCATGCTGAAAATACAGAAACCTATCAGGTTCGTACCGCAACTCACGCTAAAACATTGGTAATGTATCCCGGTGACAGTTTACAAACAAAATCGACTGATACGGTTAATGATGTTGATTGGATTAAAGCCAATATTAAACCGGAACAGTTACCCAAAAATTGTTTAAGTTACGTATTAAGCCAAGGATACTGGGAGCAGGGTAAAGGAATTGCTCGTTTTCATTTTCAATTCGACAGTAGTGAATTAAGTGCAAATGATGAACAGATTTTGTCACGAGTGTTTGAATTAGTTAAAAACGTGCCTAACGTCACTCTTGTTGGACATACTGATAACGTAGGTAGTAAAGAATATAACCAGCAATTAGGTTTCAAACGCGCTGAGTGGGTTTCGAAGCTATTAACATCAAAAACTAAGAGCATTGAAACAACAGTGAGTAGCCGGGGAGAAACACAACCATTATCGTTAAGTAATAATAAATCTGGCAGGGCCTTAAATCGACGGGTAGAGGTTTTTTTAGAGAACAATGAGCAATAG
- a CDS encoding Flp family type IVb pilin — MLNNITTKLCSKISAFIKDQRGVTAIEYAIIGVAISAIVLSVFNSSLGDALTGAMSSITSNIGQAGVVSGSGS; from the coding sequence ATGTTAAACAATATTACTACCAAGCTATGTTCTAAAATTTCTGCATTTATTAAAGATCAACGCGGAGTTACAGCGATTGAATATGCAATCATTGGTGTAGCAATCTCTGCTATCGTTTTATCTGTTTTCAACTCAAGTCTTGGCGATGCGCTAACAGGTGCTATGAGCTCTATTACGTCAAATATCGGTCAAGCTGGCGTTGTTTCTGGTTCTGGTAGCTAA
- a CDS encoding prepilin peptidase, with amino-acid sequence MMNSFFNIHWQGLLVLILALVLMKLLVTDVLYRRISNLDVIIILITILILRLNEIDYRVTTQFLLVLGLGFLVVSFGICGAGDIKLLSVLSLAIHPNWFILVIVLMLWLGGILAGSIWLFYKFRYPNQRYTGGVPYAIPIVISCSFGMWLTMISTAL; translated from the coding sequence ATGATGAATTCTTTCTTTAATATTCATTGGCAAGGGCTTTTAGTTTTAATACTGGCCCTTGTCTTAATGAAATTATTAGTTACTGACGTACTATACAGAAGAATCAGTAACCTTGATGTAATAATTATTCTAATAACAATTTTAATTTTACGTTTAAATGAGATCGATTACCGAGTAACAACTCAATTTCTTTTGGTTTTAGGATTGGGTTTTTTAGTTGTTTCCTTTGGTATTTGTGGTGCAGGTGATATCAAATTATTAAGTGTATTGTCATTAGCAATCCATCCAAACTGGTTCATACTTGTTATTGTTCTTATGCTTTGGCTAGGCGGAATATTGGCAGGTTCAATTTGGCTGTTTTATAAGTTTAGATATCCTAATCAGCGTTATACCGGCGGCGTTCCGTATGCTATCCCAATTGTTATCAGTTGTAGCTTTGGAATGTGGCTCACCATGATCTCGACGGCGTTATAA
- the cpaB gene encoding Flp pilus assembly protein CpaB: MNIKLMIVIAIIAIGVGVYGMNHRKIISPSTPKVEVKEKTIAVYVAKKQLQPGDSITSQTISIENWSETKARSQGITGAISINYSLDPVAKVIIEPGTVISKSSFAIATDVDYIDFIINEGMTPYPLQVESKSIIGGVIRTNSFVDIMALASGSQNLANDRSIKSYKDVSLSPILTNIKVLKISEEKSGAKGKSADEKSTLILEVTPKQVATLTIAQRIAQLEIHQSVKGATAKDLSANAGDVLESYHAIREFRAGSMTVK; the protein is encoded by the coding sequence ATGAATATCAAACTCATGATTGTTATTGCGATAATAGCGATCGGTGTCGGTGTCTATGGTATGAACCATAGAAAAATTATCTCTCCCTCGACCCCTAAAGTTGAGGTCAAAGAAAAAACTATTGCGGTCTATGTTGCAAAAAAGCAACTGCAACCGGGTGATAGTATTACATCCCAAACTATCTCTATTGAAAACTGGTCGGAAACTAAGGCACGTTCTCAAGGTATCACTGGTGCAATATCTATTAATTATTCTCTAGATCCTGTGGCTAAAGTAATTATTGAACCAGGGACAGTCATATCAAAAAGTTCTTTCGCGATAGCAACAGACGTAGATTATATCGATTTTATTATTAATGAGGGTATGACTCCATATCCTTTACAAGTTGAATCTAAATCTATTATTGGTGGCGTTATTAGAACAAATAGTTTTGTAGATATTATGGCTCTTGCCTCTGGGTCGCAAAACTTAGCCAATGACCGTTCTATTAAATCCTATAAGGATGTTTCACTGTCTCCAATATTAACGAACATAAAAGTACTTAAGATTTCTGAAGAGAAGTCAGGTGCTAAAGGAAAGTCGGCAGACGAAAAGTCGACCTTAATACTGGAAGTTACGCCGAAACAAGTGGCTACGTTGACCATTGCTCAGCGTATCGCTCAGTTAGAAATCCACCAATCTGTTAAGGGCGCAACTGCCAAAGACTTATCTGCTAACGCGGGTGACGTTTTAGAGTCTTATCACGCGATAAGAGAGTTTCGTGCTGGTAGCATGACCGTTAAATAG
- a CDS encoding type II and III secretion system protein family protein — protein sequence MYYIKKVVQLLPTLLFASLLIAFSSQVNAARLFSVNKDEAKSIRLSKDISSVFISNPAIADYSTIGKRTLVVYGKSVGRTSLIIFDGDNHTILERTIVVNTSLINVEQHVAIKYPDLDIEIYNLGDKVVLNGTVATESQKNGIERLVGELLGKSGTEEKLMAGEGGTQLIATKYSYKGIVNNLKVATTKQVNVKLTVAEVSQSFVENLGFQFYNNGSNGSFINSIVNFSASDIVSIINAVADNSIGQVLAEPNISVISGGTASFLVGGELPVVTSSDSGSSVSYREYGIKLNLTANVEQDDKIKLAIMPEVSSLDSQYRNATYDVPALKTRKASTTVELADGQSFVLAGLLNNEEVESLSKIPFIGDIPILGALFRYSKTERKKTELVIVATVSLVKPLDSKQVKLPDFQRTTNLERLFDVHPDKNEDDPTREWLVEGGFIQ from the coding sequence ATGTATTACATAAAAAAAGTTGTTCAATTGCTACCTACATTATTATTCGCTAGTTTGCTTATAGCATTCTCTTCTCAAGTGAATGCAGCAAGGCTATTTAGCGTCAATAAGGATGAAGCGAAATCGATTCGTTTATCTAAAGACATCAGTTCTGTTTTTATTTCTAACCCTGCTATCGCTGATTATTCAACTATAGGTAAACGTACTCTTGTTGTATATGGGAAAAGTGTCGGTAGAACTTCGCTCATTATATTCGACGGCGATAATCATACTATTTTAGAGCGCACCATTGTGGTTAACACGAGTCTCATTAATGTTGAGCAGCATGTTGCAATCAAATACCCAGATCTCGATATAGAAATTTATAACCTCGGGGATAAAGTGGTTTTAAATGGTACTGTTGCGACGGAATCACAGAAAAATGGTATTGAACGCCTAGTTGGTGAGCTTTTAGGAAAGTCTGGCACTGAAGAAAAACTGATGGCAGGTGAAGGTGGAACTCAATTGATCGCCACAAAATACAGCTATAAAGGTATTGTCAATAATTTGAAAGTGGCCACCACTAAACAAGTTAATGTCAAATTAACGGTAGCTGAAGTCTCTCAGTCGTTTGTCGAAAACTTAGGATTCCAATTTTATAACAACGGCTCTAACGGTAGCTTCATCAATTCCATTGTCAATTTTAGTGCAAGTGACATTGTATCGATCATTAACGCGGTCGCAGATAATTCGATTGGACAAGTTTTAGCAGAGCCTAATATCTCGGTCATTTCTGGCGGCACAGCAAGTTTCCTTGTCGGCGGCGAGTTACCTGTTGTCACTTCATCGGATAGCGGTAGTAGTGTGAGCTATCGGGAGTATGGGATTAAGCTCAATTTAACGGCTAACGTAGAACAAGACGACAAAATAAAACTAGCGATTATGCCTGAAGTGAGCTCATTAGATAGTCAGTATAGAAACGCGACGTATGATGTGCCAGCACTAAAAACACGCAAGGCCAGTACTACAGTTGAGTTAGCTGATGGGCAAAGTTTTGTCTTGGCAGGATTGCTCAATAATGAGGAAGTTGAGTCTCTATCAAAAATACCTTTTATCGGTGATATCCCTATTTTAGGTGCGTTGTTCCGTTACTCAAAAACAGAACGAAAGAAAACTGAATTAGTGATCGTTGCGACGGTTAGCTTAGTTAAGCCTTTAGATAGTAAGCAGGTGAAACTGCCAGATTTTCAGAGAACAACCAATTTGGAACGTTTATTTGATGTTCATCCTGACAAAAATGAAGACGATCCTACTCGTGAGTGGTTAGTTGAGGGAGGGTTTATCCAATGA
- a CDS encoding AAA family ATPase has translation MFDLVSILKSGKDADADNEHIKTVFFYQTDKCKSLIEETFRFEGLSEPVAIENKQEKLTEYIRSKPAEIIIIELIKVEDIVVAAQRISNLLPSGSTAVIIGAQDTISIQRQLKQLGFYYLLWPVTKGELTEFVRDIHEQRDRRSGVGGRKAKRVSIIGAKGGVGATMIAAELSCVLSEVKHSSCVLVDYNYNEGNLDIMLGLSKFERKKAQQGIVSESLDASSAKSFMYKKSPKLQLLSVAADELDFNEMIQYKRSIANAISSECNFILEDLSASTGLVFNQSNHWLESNCIIIVTNSTVSSLRDAGRLYGMVNSIAASERPRVFIVVNHNMPEKYASVKPDEIEKFFKRKVDLTIPYIKDFADVILDGKRLSDRRNKASALLNNLASLVLGEQINKKSFLFKRSPKG, from the coding sequence ATGTTTGATTTAGTCAGTATTTTGAAGTCTGGTAAAGACGCAGATGCCGATAATGAGCACATTAAAACGGTATTTTTCTATCAGACTGATAAATGTAAATCTCTTATCGAAGAAACGTTTCGTTTTGAAGGGCTTAGTGAACCTGTTGCTATTGAGAATAAACAAGAAAAGTTAACGGAATATATTCGGTCCAAGCCGGCTGAAATCATCATTATTGAATTGATTAAAGTAGAGGATATTGTCGTTGCAGCGCAGCGAATCTCGAATTTACTTCCTAGTGGTTCAACAGCAGTCATTATTGGTGCTCAAGACACAATATCAATTCAACGACAACTAAAACAGTTGGGTTTCTATTACTTGCTTTGGCCAGTGACAAAAGGTGAATTGACGGAATTTGTAAGAGACATTCATGAACAGCGTGACCGTCGCTCTGGTGTTGGTGGCCGTAAAGCGAAGCGTGTCTCTATTATTGGTGCTAAAGGTGGTGTTGGTGCAACCATGATCGCAGCGGAGTTGTCCTGTGTACTGTCCGAGGTCAAGCATTCTTCATGCGTGTTAGTTGATTACAACTATAACGAAGGCAACTTGGACATCATGTTAGGTCTCAGTAAGTTTGAACGTAAAAAAGCGCAACAAGGCATTGTTTCAGAGAGTTTAGACGCAAGTAGTGCAAAAAGCTTCATGTATAAAAAAAGCCCAAAACTACAACTGCTTAGTGTTGCTGCCGATGAATTAGATTTCAATGAAATGATTCAATACAAGCGTTCAATTGCTAATGCGATTTCAAGCGAATGTAATTTTATCTTAGAAGATCTATCAGCTTCGACAGGACTTGTATTTAATCAATCGAATCATTGGTTAGAAAGCAACTGTATTATTATTGTAACCAACTCAACGGTCTCCTCATTAAGAGATGCCGGTCGATTATATGGGATGGTCAATTCAATTGCTGCATCTGAGCGCCCGCGAGTATTTATTGTCGTTAACCACAACATGCCTGAAAAATATGCCAGCGTTAAGCCTGATGAAATAGAGAAGTTTTTCAAACGCAAAGTTGACTTGACGATTCCTTATATCAAGGATTTTGCGGATGTGATTTTAGATGGTAAGCGTTTATCTGACCGAAGAAATAAAGCATCTGCTCTCCTAAATAATTTGGCGTCTCTAGTATTAGGTGAGCAAATCAATAAAAAATCGTTCTTGTTTAAGAGATCTCCTAAGGGGTAA
- a CDS encoding CpaF family protein produces MSVTKTLYIKFRKQIFDALEPSAIAEVTRQELEDQLESAINLLIEKEGAAVSGVLRKEFVIALADELIGLGPLQRLMDDETISDIMVNGPDNVFIERNGLVEKSNISFIDEPQLLAIAKRIASRVGRRVDDSSPTCDARLADGSRVNIVIPPISIDGTSISIRKFKKHSIDLNKLCHFGAMSPEMAQLLMVAARCRLNILISGGTGSGKTTMLNALSQYISEKERIVTIEDAAELKLQQPHVVRLETRTAGIENTGQISQRELVINSLRMRPDRIIVGECRGAEAFEMLQAMNTGHDGSMSTLHANTPRDAMARVESMVMMANNNLPLEAIRRTIVSAVDLVIQISRLHDGSRKVMSITEVIGLEGQSVVLEEIYRFQPTFSHSEDGKVNGQFVTAGLMQRSVLVEKAKFFGLAEQLLSSFSPTGA; encoded by the coding sequence ATGAGCGTAACTAAAACTCTATATATCAAGTTTCGCAAGCAAATATTTGATGCACTTGAACCTTCAGCTATCGCCGAAGTAACACGTCAGGAACTTGAAGATCAGCTTGAAAGTGCGATTAATCTTTTGATTGAAAAAGAAGGTGCCGCTGTATCTGGTGTTTTGCGTAAAGAATTTGTTATTGCTCTTGCTGATGAATTAATTGGTTTAGGACCATTACAGCGCCTCATGGATGATGAAACCATTTCAGATATTATGGTGAATGGTCCTGATAATGTATTTATTGAGCGCAATGGCTTAGTTGAAAAGTCCAACATTAGTTTCATTGACGAGCCTCAGCTTCTTGCCATAGCGAAACGGATTGCTAGTCGTGTAGGTCGAAGGGTTGATGATTCATCTCCAACCTGTGATGCACGTTTAGCAGACGGTAGCCGTGTCAATATCGTAATCCCTCCCATCTCTATTGACGGAACATCGATATCAATTCGTAAATTTAAAAAGCACAGTATTGATTTAAATAAGCTTTGTCATTTTGGTGCAATGAGTCCAGAAATGGCACAGCTGTTGATGGTAGCGGCTCGTTGCAGATTAAATATTCTTATTTCTGGTGGTACGGGTTCCGGTAAAACGACCATGCTCAATGCATTGTCGCAATATATTTCAGAGAAAGAACGTATCGTGACGATTGAAGATGCTGCAGAATTAAAGCTACAGCAACCTCATGTAGTACGCCTCGAAACAAGAACGGCCGGTATTGAGAACACTGGACAGATATCTCAACGTGAACTGGTGATCAACTCATTACGTATGAGGCCAGACAGAATCATTGTTGGTGAATGTCGTGGGGCCGAAGCGTTTGAAATGCTCCAAGCAATGAATACGGGACACGATGGTTCAATGTCTACTCTGCACGCTAACACTCCGCGTGATGCGATGGCTCGTGTGGAGTCCATGGTTATGATGGCTAACAACAACCTTCCTCTAGAGGCAATTCGTCGCACCATTGTTAGTGCGGTTGATTTGGTTATTCAGATATCTCGATTACACGATGGCAGTCGTAAAGTGATGTCAATTACAGAGGTAATAGGTTTAGAAGGTCAAAGTGTTGTATTGGAAGAGATATACCGCTTCCAACCTACGTTTAGTCATAGCGAAGATGGCAAAGTTAACGGTCAATTTGTCACCGCGGGCTTAATGCAGCGTTCGGTCCTAGTAGAAAAAGCCAAGTTCTTTGGTTTAGCCGAGCAGTTACTAAGTTCGTTTAGTCCAACAGGAGCCTAA
- a CDS encoding type II secretion system F family protein has translation MIYTLVMIAGVLLVLVSLILSYRDKKKRLSILHDFKHNALHQSVISKSQAVDLQSLLDRSYSERVALQWSNFKSQLGNMPEIKLAGITAGLFAFSLLFNQNFLRESPWVVSPIIIIIGYIILYQWLQGREQKNFESQFPDALNMLTGAVSSGDSIMHAIMYVGKELEGNIGEEFRIMGQRLQLGESPDEVFRKSCHRYPYPSFYFFVITLRANIARGGQLKDIMQRLNRTMFNARAIDKKKMALTSEARTSAKIVAAIPFLFLFMLQFLSPENYEFVMFNDDGKVILYYVIISEAIGISIVWALMRSVR, from the coding sequence ATGATTTATACATTGGTAATGATCGCTGGCGTACTATTAGTGCTTGTTTCTCTTATCTTGAGTTACCGTGATAAGAAAAAACGGTTAAGCATCCTGCATGACTTTAAACATAATGCGTTGCATCAATCAGTCATCAGTAAAAGTCAAGCGGTTGATTTACAATCATTATTAGATCGCAGTTATTCTGAGCGAGTTGCTCTGCAATGGAGCAATTTTAAATCCCAGTTGGGTAATATGCCTGAAATAAAGTTAGCCGGGATTACCGCGGGCTTATTCGCATTTTCATTACTATTTAATCAGAACTTTTTACGCGAATCACCTTGGGTCGTAAGCCCGATTATTATTATCATAGGCTATATTATTTTATATCAATGGCTCCAAGGGAGAGAGCAAAAGAATTTCGAATCACAATTTCCTGATGCTTTGAATATGTTAACCGGTGCTGTGTCATCTGGTGACAGTATTATGCATGCCATTATGTATGTTGGAAAAGAACTTGAAGGAAATATTGGTGAAGAATTTCGCATTATGGGTCAGAGGTTACAATTAGGAGAATCTCCTGATGAGGTATTTCGTAAGTCTTGTCACCGTTATCCATATCCTTCATTTTACTTTTTTGTGATTACTTTACGCGCCAATATCGCACGAGGTGGACAGTTGAAAGATATTATGCAACGTCTAAATCGAACTATGTTTAATGCTCGTGCGATAGATAAAAAGAAAATGGCACTTACATCAGAGGCTCGTACCTCAGCAAAAATTGTTGCTGCAATCCCATTTTTATTCCTGTTTATGTTGCAGTTTTTAAGCCCGGAAAACTATGAATTTGTCATGTTTAATGATGATGGGAAAGTCATTCTTTATTACGTCATTATCAGTGAGGCTATTGGTATAAGTATCGTTTGGGCACTGATGAGAAGCGTGAGGTAA
- a CDS encoding type II secretion system F family protein, which yields MDIIGISSISLIIFGLVFLVASAAKSKREKRLDKLNIEKTKQERRPKFVWLTQILNTIFSTNQKEIDEKFISAGFYDLKFAKYYVLVKYTVVILGTISVAFLGTLWQLKPSSFIAVEAVWIIVSLTGPDSFLSMRASNLRKSISNKLPYMLDLMSVSIQTGMTIEASISYLSHEFKAFDKDLCFILTKVNERSRIVGIEQALTELYKQFPTNEVRSFVMTLNQSIQYGSSISPVLVTLSSDIREVQLLNVEEKIGQLSAKMSIPLIMFIMIPIVILITAPGIMRMLG from the coding sequence ATGGATATTATTGGAATTAGTTCAATATCATTAATAATATTTGGTTTAGTATTCCTAGTCGCCTCTGCAGCGAAATCTAAACGAGAGAAGAGGCTAGACAAACTTAATATTGAAAAAACAAAACAAGAAAGAAGACCAAAATTTGTTTGGTTAACACAAATACTCAATACTATCTTTTCGACTAATCAAAAAGAAATCGATGAGAAGTTTATTTCAGCAGGATTTTATGATCTTAAATTCGCTAAATATTATGTTTTAGTTAAATATACTGTGGTTATTTTAGGCACTATATCAGTTGCATTTTTGGGAACGTTATGGCAGCTCAAACCAAGCTCATTTATTGCTGTTGAAGCCGTGTGGATTATTGTGAGTTTAACGGGCCCAGATTCATTCTTGTCAATGAGAGCGAGTAACTTACGTAAAAGTATATCCAATAAATTACCCTATATGTTGGATCTAATGTCGGTAAGTATCCAAACTGGTATGACGATTGAAGCATCAATTAGTTATTTATCGCATGAGTTTAAAGCGTTTGATAAAGATTTATGTTTTATTCTTACTAAGGTTAATGAACGTTCACGGATTGTTGGTATTGAGCAAGCTTTAACGGAATTATATAAACAGTTTCCGACCAATGAAGTTCGTAGCTTTGTTATGACGTTAAATCAAAGTATTCAGTATGGTTCATCCATATCTCCTGTATTAGTGACTTTATCTTCTGATATACGAGAGGTTCAGTTACTCAATGTAGAAGAAAAAATAGGGCAATTATCAGCAAAAATGTCAATTCCTTTAATTATGTTTATCATGATTCCAATTGTCATATTGATCACTGCACCAGGTATTATGAGGATGTTAGGATAA